From the genome of Pseudoxanthomonas sp., one region includes:
- a CDS encoding iron-containing redox enzyme family protein → MSFHDELVAKTARERDGLLSIPIIQSALAGRIARDDYVAFLTQAFHHVRHTVPLLMACGARLPARLEWLRTAVGEYIEEEMGHHEWVLDDIAGCGEDRAAAEASSPSLATELMVSYAYDTIQRGNPVGFFGMVLVLEGTSVALATRAANTIQQSLDLPRNAFSYLLSHGDLDIEHVGFFRQLMDRIDDPADQAAIVHAARRFYVLYGDIFRTLRGGGVRLAEAA, encoded by the coding sequence ATGAGTTTCCATGACGAACTGGTCGCGAAGACGGCGCGCGAGCGCGATGGCCTGCTGTCCATCCCCATCATCCAGTCCGCGCTTGCGGGCAGGATCGCCCGCGACGACTACGTGGCGTTCCTGACCCAGGCCTTCCACCACGTCCGCCACACCGTGCCGCTGCTGATGGCCTGTGGCGCGCGGCTGCCGGCGCGGCTGGAGTGGCTGCGCACGGCCGTCGGCGAATACATCGAAGAGGAGATGGGACACCACGAATGGGTGCTGGACGACATCGCCGGATGCGGCGAGGACCGGGCGGCCGCGGAAGCGTCCTCGCCCTCGCTGGCGACCGAGCTGATGGTCAGCTACGCCTACGACACCATCCAGCGCGGCAATCCGGTCGGCTTCTTCGGCATGGTGCTGGTGCTCGAAGGCACCAGCGTGGCGCTGGCCACGCGCGCGGCCAACACGATCCAGCAGTCGCTGGACCTGCCGCGCAATGCCTTCAGTTATCTGCTCTCGCACGGCGACCTCGACATCGAACACGTCGGTTTCTTCAGGCAGCTGATGGACCGTATCGACGATCCCGCGGACCAGGCCGCCATCGTGCACGCGGCGCGACGCTTCTACGTGCTCTACGGCGACATCTTCCGCACCCTGCGCGGCGGCGGCGTACGCCTGGCGGAGGCGGCGTGA
- a CDS encoding AMP-binding protein produces the protein MIRPMEVVLRSTGERSRPRVITADSALDDRMLAARIDAMVAWLAKTGIRRVASRLDNGPSWFVLDLALREVGGVHVPLPMFFSEAQMRHALANSGAQCVITAREDAMPPGAEALTGFLDGERLACWRTPADESRATALPARTACITYTSGTTGRPRGVCLDADTLFTVAASLVDAAASIAPRRHLCLMPLATLLENVAGLYATLLADAEIALPSLAEIGYTGATGLDVPTLLRCLHRYQPESVILVPQLLLALVMAAEQGAPLPPSLRYVAVGGGRVGPGLLRRARALGLPVFEGYGLTECGSVVCLNRPDALREGSVGRPLPHARVSIVEGEIQVDGARALAYLGGEPLPAGRVRTGDLGHLDDEGFVHITGRRKNVFITAFGRNVSPEWVESELLAHPAIAQAVVWGEGQADNVAVLVPRRADIDDTRLARALSDVNAGLPDYARIARFVRAGASFTADAGLLTANGRPRREAILSRYQADVDACYRRAPNVSPSGVAA, from the coding sequence ATGATCCGGCCGATGGAGGTCGTGCTGCGGAGCACGGGCGAGCGCAGCCGGCCGCGCGTGATCACCGCCGACAGCGCGCTGGACGACCGGATGCTGGCCGCCAGGATTGACGCCATGGTCGCGTGGCTGGCGAAGACCGGCATCCGCCGCGTCGCCAGCCGGCTGGACAACGGGCCATCCTGGTTCGTGCTGGATCTGGCGCTTCGCGAGGTCGGTGGCGTGCATGTGCCGCTGCCGATGTTCTTCTCCGAAGCGCAGATGCGGCACGCGCTGGCCAACAGCGGCGCGCAATGCGTGATTACCGCACGCGAGGACGCCATGCCGCCGGGCGCGGAAGCGCTGACCGGCTTCCTCGATGGCGAGCGGCTGGCGTGCTGGCGTACGCCGGCAGACGAGAGCCGCGCGACGGCATTGCCGGCGCGCACGGCGTGCATCACCTACACCTCCGGTACGACGGGCCGCCCGCGGGGCGTATGCCTGGACGCCGACACGCTGTTCACCGTGGCCGCGTCGCTGGTGGATGCCGCGGCGTCGATCGCGCCGCGGCGGCACCTGTGCCTTATGCCGCTGGCCACGCTGCTCGAGAACGTGGCCGGCCTGTACGCCACGCTGCTGGCGGATGCCGAGATCGCGCTGCCGTCGTTGGCGGAGATCGGCTACACCGGCGCCACCGGCCTGGACGTGCCCACGCTGCTGCGCTGCCTGCACCGCTACCAGCCGGAGAGCGTGATCCTGGTGCCGCAGCTGTTGCTGGCGCTGGTGATGGCGGCCGAGCAGGGCGCGCCGCTTCCGCCATCGCTGCGCTACGTCGCTGTCGGCGGTGGACGCGTCGGTCCGGGACTGCTGCGACGCGCGCGCGCGCTCGGGCTGCCGGTGTTCGAAGGCTATGGCCTGACCGAATGCGGCTCGGTGGTCTGTCTGAACCGCCCCGATGCGCTGCGCGAAGGCAGCGTCGGACGTCCGCTGCCGCACGCCCGCGTCTCGATCGTGGAGGGCGAGATCCAGGTCGACGGCGCGCGTGCGCTCGCCTATCTCGGCGGCGAACCGCTGCCGGCCGGTCGCGTCCGAACCGGTGATCTCGGTCACCTCGACGACGAGGGCTTCGTGCACATCACCGGTCGCCGCAAGAACGTCTTCATCACCGCGTTCGGCCGCAACGTGTCGCCCGAATGGGTTGAGAGCGAGCTGCTCGCGCACCCCGCCATCGCCCAGGCGGTCGTGTGGGGCGAAGGCCAGGCGGACAACGTGGCGGTGCTGGTGCCGCGTCGCGCCGACATCGACGACACCCGCCTCGCGCGTGCGCTGTCCGACGTCAACGCCGGATTGCCCGATTACGCACGCATCGCGCGCTTCGTGCGTGCGGGCGCGTCCTTCACCGCCGACGCCGGCCTGCTGACCGCCAATGGCCGGCCGCGTCGCGAGGCGATCCTGTCCCGCTACCAGGCCGATGTCGATGCCTGCTACCGGCGCGCCCCCAACGTATCCCCCTCCGGAGTTGCTGCATGA
- a CDS encoding SDR family oxidoreductase, with the protein MDLAGRTVVVTGASGGIGVPLCAALLGAGAHVLAVGRDEARLRRLAQQLPAGRVSWAVGDVATEAGRARVLEAARAAVPTPSVLVLAHAQAAFGLFEDQSPEEMAHLMQTNLVAPMLLVHALLPVLRMHDASSVAVVGSTFGSLAFPGFAAYSASKFGLRGLTEALAREHADTPLRFQYLSPRATRTPFNTPAVDALNADLKVASDAPDEVARQLVAAIARGTPRLQLGWPEKLFARLNGLLPGLVDRNLRASLPIVRRHARRSRPTPAETLRHEPQSR; encoded by the coding sequence ATGGACCTGGCCGGTCGGACCGTGGTCGTCACCGGGGCCAGTGGCGGCATCGGCGTGCCGCTGTGCGCGGCGCTGCTCGGCGCCGGCGCGCACGTGCTGGCCGTGGGGCGCGACGAAGCCAGGCTGCGTCGCCTCGCCCAGCAACTGCCGGCCGGGCGCGTGTCGTGGGCGGTGGGCGATGTCGCCACCGAAGCGGGGCGTGCGCGCGTGCTCGAGGCCGCGCGTGCCGCCGTTCCCACGCCATCGGTGCTCGTACTCGCCCATGCGCAGGCCGCGTTCGGCCTGTTCGAGGACCAGTCGCCGGAGGAGATGGCGCACCTGATGCAGACCAACCTGGTGGCGCCGATGCTGCTGGTGCATGCCCTGCTGCCCGTGCTGCGCATGCACGATGCGTCGTCGGTCGCTGTCGTCGGTTCGACCTTCGGCAGCCTCGCGTTTCCCGGCTTCGCTGCTTACAGCGCCAGCAAGTTCGGGCTGCGCGGCCTGACGGAGGCGCTGGCGCGCGAGCATGCCGATACGCCGTTGCGGTTCCAGTACCTGTCGCCGCGCGCCACCCGCACGCCATTCAACACGCCGGCCGTGGATGCGCTGAATGCCGACCTCAAGGTGGCCAGCGATGCGCCCGACGAGGTCGCTCGCCAGCTCGTTGCCGCGATTGCGCGCGGAACGCCACGACTGCAGCTCGGGTGGCCGGAAAAACTGTTCGCGCGCCTCAACGGCCTGCTCCCGGGACTGGTCGACCGCAACCTCCGCGCCAGCCTGCCCATCGTCCGTCGCCACGCGCGACGATCCCGCCCGACCCCTGCCGAGACCCTTCGTCATGAACCGCAATCACGGTAA
- a CDS encoding thermostable hemolysin, whose translation MHWIRSHIALAPLPGRFVSVRFVDPGDPDRAEVEAFIAGVYRDRHGATLRTFFPHLLAYRDSAGQLAAAVGIRAGGDGPLFVEHYLDAPVEQAMSQHGLARVDRRRVVEVGNFAATTPGIARELILQLALTLQAAGMDWVLLVATQQLRNAFERLHLPMLDLAEARAERLGDARGDWGRYYASRPRLICGNLAEGVTYLRGDPRPQACDAPMRCLAGAP comes from the coding sequence ATGCACTGGATCCGCTCCCACATCGCGCTCGCACCACTCCCCGGCCGTTTCGTCAGTGTCCGTTTCGTCGATCCGGGCGATCCGGATCGCGCCGAGGTGGAGGCGTTCATCGCCGGCGTCTATCGCGATCGCCATGGCGCGACGCTGCGGACGTTCTTTCCTCACCTGCTCGCCTACCGCGACAGCGCCGGCCAGTTGGCCGCCGCGGTCGGCATCCGCGCCGGCGGCGATGGCCCGCTGTTCGTGGAGCATTACCTCGACGCGCCGGTGGAACAGGCGATGTCGCAGCATGGCCTGGCGCGCGTCGACCGGCGCCGGGTGGTGGAGGTGGGCAACTTCGCCGCGACCACGCCCGGCATCGCACGCGAGCTCATCCTGCAGCTCGCACTCACCCTGCAGGCCGCCGGCATGGATTGGGTGTTGCTGGTGGCGACCCAGCAGCTGCGCAATGCGTTCGAGCGACTGCACCTGCCGATGCTCGACCTGGCCGAAGCCCGCGCGGAACGACTCGGCGACGCCCGTGGCGACTGGGGCCGCTACTACGCCTCGCGTCCACGATTGATCTGCGGCAACCTGGCCGAAGGTGTCACCTATCTGCGCGGAGATCCGCGGCCGCAGGCATGCGATGCGCCGATGCGGTGCCTGGCGGGCGCGCCATGA